CCTGCAACCTGCTAACGATGAACCCTGGCTGGGTATTCTGGCTGGCATCAGTACCGATGATGGTTCACAAGCCTGGCGCTATTTCCCGGAAAACCTGATGGGTAAAGACCTGGTTGATTACTTAAGTGGCGCGATTCAGGGCGGTGAAGCGGATAACGCGACGCTGGTTTATGGTGGCAATCCGCAACTCTTCCCCTATAAACACAACGAAGGTCAGTTTGAAGTGCTGGTGCCGCTACGCAACGCGAAGTTTGCCTTCCAGCCGGACTGGCCTGCATTAACTAACCTTGATATTGAACTGGATTTTATTAACGACGGTTTATGGATGAAAACCGATGGCGTTAATCTGGGCGGCGTGCGCGCGAGTAATCTCACCGCAGTGATCCCTGACTACTCAAAAGAAAAACTGCTGATTGACGCTGACATTAAAGGTCCGGGTAAAGCCGTTGGCCCTTACTTTGATGAGACACCGCTGAAAGATTCCCTGGGTGCGACCCTGCAAGAACTCCAGCTCGACGGCGATGTGAATGCTCGCTTACATCTTGATATCCCGCTGAACGGCGAGTTGGTAACCGCGAAAGGGGAAGTGACGCTGCGTAATAACAGTCTGTTTATCAAACCACTCGACAGCACCCTGAAAAATTTGAGCGGTAAATTCAGCTTTATCAATGGCGATCTGCAAAGTGAACCACTGACAGCAAGCTGGTTTAATCAGCCGTTGAACGTGGATTTCTCCACCAAAGAAGGGGCAAAAGCCTACCAGGTCGCGGTGAATCTCAACGGTAATTGGCAACCAGCGAAAACCGGCGTTCTGCCTGCAGCGGTGAACGAAGCATTGAGTGGCAGCGTGGCGTGGGATGGTAAAGTGGGCATTGTTCTGCCTTATCATGCTGGCGCGACGTATAACGTAGAGCTAAACGGCGATTTGAAGAATGTGAGCAGTCACTTACCTTCACCGTTAGCCAAACCTGCGGGTGAACCACTGCCGGTAAACGTTAAGGTTGATGGCAATCTCAACAGTTTTGATTTAACCGGACAGGCTGGGGCGGATAACCATTTCAATAGCCGCTGGTTGCTCGGTCAAAAGCTGACGCTCGACCGTGCTATTTGGGCGGCAGACAGTAAAACGCTCCCGCCGTTGCCGGAACAAAGTGGTGTTGAACTCAATATGCCGCCGATGAATGGTGCCGAGTGGCTGGCCCTGTTCCAGAAAGGTGCGGCGGAGAGTGTCGGTGGTGCAGCGAGTTTCCCACAACACATAACGTTACGTACGCCTATGTTGTCGCTGGGAAATCAGCAATGGAATAACCTGAGTATTGTTTCGCAACCGACGGCAAATGGCACCCAGGTTGAGGCGCAAGGGCGTGAAATCAACGCCACGCTGGCGATGCGTAATAACGCGCCGTGGCTGGCGAATATCAAATATCTTTATTACAACCCGAGCGAGGCGAAAACTCGTGGTGATTCAACGCCGTCATCACCTTTCCCGACAACGGAGCGCATTAACTTCCGTGGCTGGCCGGACGCACAAATACGATGCGCAGAGTGCTGGTTCTGGGGGCAAAAATTCGGTCGTATTGACAGTGATCTCACTATTTCTGGCGATACGTTAACGCTGACTAATGGACTGATTGATACTGGCTTTTCGCGGCTCACTGCCGATGGTGAATGGGTTAACAATCCGGGAAATGAACGCACCTCGCTGAAAGGAAAACTGCGCGGGCAGAAAATTGATGCCGCCGCAGAATTTTTTGGTGTCACGACGCCCATACGGCAGTCGTCATTTAATGTGGATTACGATTTACACTGGCGCAAAGCACCCTGGCAGCCAGATGAGGCGACGTTGAATGGCATCATTCATACTCAACTGGGCAAAGGCGAAATTACCGAAATCAACACCGGACATGCAGGGCAATTGCTGCGCCTACTGAGCGTTGATGCCCTGATGCGTAAGCTGCGTTTTGATTTCAGAGACACCTTTGGCGAAGGGTTCTATTTTGACTCTATTCGCAGCACCGCGTGGATTAAAGACGGCGTTATGCACACCGACGACACGCTGGTGGATGGCCTGGAGGCGGACATCGCTATGAAAGGGTCGGTAAATCTGGTACGTCGCGACCTGAATATGGAAGCGGTTGTCGCACCAGAGATTTCTGCGACGGTGGGTGTGGCTGCGGCCTTTGCGGTTAACCCCATTGTTGGCGCGGCAGTGTTTGCCGCCAGTAAAGTGCTGGGACCGCTGTGGAGCAAAGTCTCCATTTTGCGCTATCACATTTCGGGTCCGCTGGACGATCCGCAAATCAACGAAGTGTTGCGCCAACCGCGTAAAGAAAAAGCGCAATGATTTGACGAGGGCGCGTAATTGCCCCAATCTCATATGATAATCGTTGCCAAAGGCCAACGAGCCGGAACATAACCGTAGGCCAGATAAGGCGTTCATGCCGCATCCGGCAGCCGTAAAAAATCCTCTACTGCAGTAACTAACGAGTAGCAAAAACGATGAGTCTGAACCTGGTAAGTGAACAATTGCTAGCGGCGAACGGCCTGAAACATCAGGACTTGTTCGCGATCCTCGGTCAACTGGCCGAACGTCGCCTTGATTATGGCGATCTCTATTTTCAGTCGAGCTATCACGAATCCTGGGTTTTAGAAGACCGCATTATTAAAGATGGTTCTTACAATATCGATCAGGGTGTTGGTGTGCGTGCAATCAGCGGTGAAAAAACCGGATTTGCTTACGCAGACCAAATCAGCCTGCTGGCGCTGGAACAGAGTGCGCAAGCGGCGCGCACCATCGTCCGTGATAGTGGTGATGGCAAAGTACAGACGCTGGGCGCGGTAGAGCATAGCCCGTTGTATACCTCGGTAGATCCGCTGCAAAGCATGAGCCGTGAAGAGAAGCTGGATATCCTGCGTCGCGTCGATAAGGTTGCCCGCGAAGCGGACAAGCGCGTACAGGAAGTGACTGCCAGCCTCAGTGGCGTTTATGAATTAATTCTGGTTGCGGCCACCGACGGCACGCTGGCGGCGGATGTTCGTCCGCTGGTGCGTCTTTCCGTGAGCGTTCTGGTCGAAGAAGATGGCAAACGCGAACGCGGTGCCAGTGGCGGCGGCGGTCGTTTTGGTTATGAGTTCTTCCTTGCCGATCTCGACGGTGAAGTCCGTGCGGATGCGTGGGCAAAAGAAGCAGTGCGTATGGCGTTGGTCAATCTTTCTGCCGTTGCTGCACCAGCGGGCACCATGCCGGTAGTACTTGGCGCAGGTTGGCCGGGCGTGCTGTTGCATGAAGCGGTGGGTCACGGTCTGGAAGGCGACTTCAACCGCCGTGGCACTTCAGTATTTAGTGGACAGGTCGGGGAGCTGGTGGCTTCTGAACTGTGTACCGTGGTTGATGACGGCACGATGGTCGATCGCCGTGGTTCGGTGGCGATTGATGACGAAGGTACGCCAGGCCAGTACAACGTGCTGATTGAGAACGGCATTCTGAAAGGCTACATGCAGGATAAACTCAACGCGCGTTTGATGGGGATGACGCCGACTGGCAACGGTCGCCGTGAATCCTACGCTCATCTGCCGATGCCGCGTATGACCAATACCTATATGCTGCCGGGTAAATCGACCCCGCAGGAAATTATTGAATCCGTTGAGTACGGTATCTATGCACCGAACTTTGGTGGCGGTCAGGTGGATATCACCTCCGGCAAATTCGTTTTCTCCACCTCAGAAGCGTATCTGATTGAAAACGGTAAAGTAACGAAGCCGGTGAAAGGCGCGACGTTGATTGGTTCCGGTATCGAAACCATGCAGCAGATTTCGATGGTGGGCAACGACCTGAAACTGGATAACGGCGTGGGTGTCTGCGGTAAAGAAGGGCAAAGTTTGCCGGTTGGCGTGGGCCAGCCAACGCTGAAAGTTGATAACCTGACTGTTGGCGGTACCGCGTAATAATTTCAGTATTTTCAGAAGGATAATTAATCCTTCTCCGTATACGAACGGTCCCCTCGCCCCTCTGGGGTTAGGGTGAGGGGAACCCGTTGGCACAGGTTTGTACTACGTAACAGTACAATATTAATTACTTCTCTTTCCCGCGCCCGTGCATTTCCTGAAACAATTTACCGACCTCAACAAAATAATCCGTCAGTGAGTTGATCACGACCTGTACCTTCAGCGGCAGCTTATCTTTTTCGGTATACAACGCATAAACCGGGCGTGGATCTGACTGGTAACGCGGCAGCAGGATCTCAAGCTCACCTCGATTGATCTCGTTGATCACCCACATCAGCGGCACGTAGGCAATCCCGGCACCTGCCGTCAGCCAGCGCACCAGCGTCATCGGATCATTAGTCACAAATCTCCCTTGCGGGATCAGGCGAGTCGAGATCCCTTCCGGTGCGATCAGTTCAAATTCATTGTCCGGACGCACGCTGTATTCAAGCCATGAATGGCTACTTAAATCGGCGGGTTTTTCCGGTATGCCGTATTGTGTGAGATAGCTTTTTGCGGCGCACACCACCATTGGCATCGCGCCCAGACGGCGGGAAAACAGGCTGGAATCTTGCAACGCGCCGACGCGGATCACCACATCCAGACCGTCGGCAATCAGGTCGGGGGCAGGAATTCCGGTAACCAGATTAACGCTCAAACCTGGGTATTCTTTCAGCATTTTGGCTGTTAGCCCGGCGAGAACATTTTGTGCCATAGTTGAAGAACAGCCAATGCGCAGCGTCCCGATGGGGGTGTTATTGAAGGCATACAGTTGCTCATGAACATCCTGCACTTCATGAAGCATCCGACGGCAGCCCTGGTAGTAAATTCTACCGGCTTCGGTCAGGCCAATGCTGCGTGTGCTACGGTTTAACAGCTTTACCTGCAACTCATCTTCCAGTTTTGACACCGTCTGACTGATGGACGAAACGCTCATCTGTAGCTGTCTGGCGGCGGCGGTAAAAGAGCCAAATTCAACTACTTTGGCAAACACCGACATGCGTTTTAGTCGTTCCATTATTCACTCTGACTTAAAAGTGATTTAGATCACATAATATAGATAACAGCATAACAGTTACGTTAATATATTAAATATCAATCTACAGCAATGTTGCTCTCGCCCGGCTTTCCATGCCCTTCTCTGCGGCGACAGATGCTGAAAATAATAACGCCTGCTCTCTCTATACAACCAAGGTCAACATGAGTCTGTTTCCCGTTATCGTGGTGTTTGGGCTGTCCTTCCCACCGATATTTTTCGAATTGCTTTTATCACTGGCGATTTTCTGGCTGGTGCGCCGGGTACTTGTGCCAACAGGTATCTACGACTTTGTCTGGCATCCGGCGTTGTTCAACACCGCGCTCTATTGCTGCTTGTTTTATTTGATATCGCGACTGTTCGTTTGAGGTTGAAGTGAAAACACTAATAAGAAAATTCTCCCGTACGGCCATCACGGTCGTATTAGTCATTCTGGCCTTCATCGCAATTTTTAATGCCTGGGTCTATTACACCGAATCCCCGTGGACGCGTGACGCGCGCTTTAGCGCTGACGTCGTTGCGATCGCGCCGGACGTTTCTGGACTCATTACCCAGGTGAATGTTCATGATAACCAGCTGG
The nucleotide sequence above comes from Escherichia coli. Encoded proteins:
- the aaeR gene encoding HTH-type transcriptional activator AaeR, with the protein product MERLKRMSVFAKVVEFGSFTAAARQLQMSVSSISQTVSKLEDELQVKLLNRSTRSIGLTEAGRIYYQGCRRMLHEVQDVHEQLYAFNNTPIGTLRIGCSSTMAQNVLAGLTAKMLKEYPGLSVNLVTGIPAPDLIADGLDVVIRVGALQDSSLFSRRLGAMPMVVCAAKSYLTQYGIPEKPADLSSHSWLEYSVRPDNEFELIAPEGISTRLIPQGRFVTNDPMTLVRWLTAGAGIAYVPLMWVINEINRGELEILLPRYQSDPRPVYALYTEKDKLPLKVQVVINSLTDYFVEVGKLFQEMHGRGKEK
- the tldD gene encoding metalloprotease TldD: MSLNLVSEQLLAANGLKHQDLFAILGQLAERRLDYGDLYFQSSYHESWVLEDRIIKDGSYNIDQGVGVRAISGEKTGFAYADQISLLALEQSAQAARTIVRDSGDGKVQTLGAVEHSPLYTSVDPLQSMSREEKLDILRRVDKVAREADKRVQEVTASLSGVYELILVAATDGTLAADVRPLVRLSVSVLVEEDGKRERGASGGGGRFGYEFFLADLDGEVRADAWAKEAVRMALVNLSAVAAPAGTMPVVLGAGWPGVLLHEAVGHGLEGDFNRRGTSVFSGQVGELVASELCTVVDDGTMVDRRGSVAIDDEGTPGQYNVLIENGILKGYMQDKLNARLMGMTPTGNGRRESYAHLPMPRMTNTYMLPGKSTPQEIIESVEYGIYAPNFGGGQVDITSGKFVFSTSEAYLIENGKVTKPVKGATLIGSGIETMQQISMVGNDLKLDNGVGVCGKEGQSLPVGVGQPTLKVDNLTVGGTA
- the yhdP gene encoding AsmA2 domain-containing protein YhdP — translated: MRRLPGILLLTGAALVVIAALLVSGLRIALPHLDAWRPEILNKIESATGMPVEASQLSASWQNFGPTLEAHDIRAELKDGGEFSVKRVTLALDVWQSLLHMRWQFRDLTFWQLRFRTNTPITSGGGNDSLEASHISDLFLRQFDHFDLRDSEVSFLTPSGQRAELAIPQLTWLNDPRRHRAEGLVSLSSLTGQHGVMQVRMDLRDDEGLLSNGRVWLQADDIDLKPWLGKWMQDNIALETAQFSLEGWMTIDKGDVTGGDVWLKQGGASWLGEKQTHTLSVDNLTAHITRENPGWQFSIPDTRITMDGKPWPSGALTLAWIPEQNVGGKDNKRSDELRIRASNLELAGLEGVRPLAAKLSPALGDVWRSTQPSGKINTLALDIPLQAADKTRFQASWSDLAWKQWKLLPGAEHFSGTLSGSVENGLLTASMKQAKMPYETVFRAPLEIADGQATISWLNNDKGFQLDGRNIDVKAKAVHARGGFRYLQPANDEPWLGILAGISTDDGSQAWRYFPENLMGKDLVDYLSGAIQGGEADNATLVYGGNPQLFPYKHNEGQFEVLVPLRNAKFAFQPDWPALTNLDIELDFINDGLWMKTDGVNLGGVRASNLTAVIPDYSKEKLLIDADIKGPGKAVGPYFDETPLKDSLGATLQELQLDGDVNARLHLDIPLNGELVTAKGEVTLRNNSLFIKPLDSTLKNLSGKFSFINGDLQSEPLTASWFNQPLNVDFSTKEGAKAYQVAVNLNGNWQPAKTGVLPAAVNEALSGSVAWDGKVGIVLPYHAGATYNVELNGDLKNVSSHLPSPLAKPAGEPLPVNVKVDGNLNSFDLTGQAGADNHFNSRWLLGQKLTLDRAIWAADSKTLPPLPEQSGVELNMPPMNGAEWLALFQKGAAESVGGAASFPQHITLRTPMLSLGNQQWNNLSIVSQPTANGTQVEAQGREINATLAMRNNAPWLANIKYLYYNPSEAKTRGDSTPSSPFPTTERINFRGWPDAQIRCAECWFWGQKFGRIDSDLTISGDTLTLTNGLIDTGFSRLTADGEWVNNPGNERTSLKGKLRGQKIDAAAEFFGVTTPIRQSSFNVDYDLHWRKAPWQPDEATLNGIIHTQLGKGEITEINTGHAGQLLRLLSVDALMRKLRFDFRDTFGEGFYFDSIRSTAWIKDGVMHTDDTLVDGLEADIAMKGSVNLVRRDLNMEAVVAPEISATVGVAAAFAVNPIVGAAVFAASKVLGPLWSKVSILRYHISGPLDDPQINEVLRQPRKEKAQ
- the aaeX gene encoding p-hydroxybenzoic acid efflux pump operon protein AaeX, whose translation is MSLFPVIVVFGLSFPPIFFELLLSLAIFWLVRRVLVPTGIYDFVWHPALFNTALYCCLFYLISRLFV